The sequence below is a genomic window from Coffea arabica cultivar ET-39 chromosome 4c, Coffea Arabica ET-39 HiFi, whole genome shotgun sequence.
TATCTCATGCAACGAGTCTCTTATTGAGTAGTTTTAGTGCTTACTGTTGTTGCATCTTactaaatgttttttttttccttttcttttcttggtccTAGCCGAATATGCGAAACTGCCACTGATTCCGCCGTTTCTGCAGCCGGGAAACCAAGAATACCGGAATGGAGTAAACTTCGCATCGGCTGGAGCGGGCGCTTTGGATGAGACCTTTCGGGGAGCGGTAATGTATTCAATTCACACCTTTCATGCAAACAAATGTCTTTTCACTTTCATCTTCATACATATACATGCTGCTGCCAAAATGCCACCATACTCTTATTGGTGTTAGGTTTCTAACAGCGACGGCTATCACAATTTTGCGCTAACTACTAAATTTACAATTGAAGCTGCATGTTTGCCTTATTCATCAATCTGTTTATCACTCTGTCTGTGTGTCTTTTCTGGTGGAAACATATGAAAAAGACGAACTTGCTAGCCGTCACCCTCTTGTCACTGCTGCTATTCGATTAGACTCGAAGTAGTCTTCTTCGGATAGTGGTAGCTTATGGTAACAATACGAAAGTTGGGATTGATTCATTTGCTGCACTAAATTACCGGCGGATAggcaaaagcaagaaaaaatgtTTTTCTTGCTACAATATATGTAATTGGCATATAAGGGCATGTATAGGTGGGGACATCATCATCAAATATCCGTAATTCAGGTGGCAAAGCTTGATGAGTGAGTAGGTTAGGTTCGGTTCCATTTGTGCATTTTCACCTTTTCTTCccgagtgtgtgtgtgtgtgtgtgtggtgtTGTTGGACTGCCTACCTCTGAAGCGGGGCCCTTGATAGCAAATTTCGGACGGGATTGTTGCCAAGATCAGGCCAGGCCCAATATACAAAAAACAGAGTAGTCTCTTGGACATCCGAGGAAAAatgtcctctctctctctctctccacacCACATGGAGGTGGTCCACGGAGTTTCTGAAGAGTAACCATTCCAGGTTCGGCTTTTTCCAGGAAAGCACCTCTTCCATTCAAACGCTGCGCTTGTCTCATTGTTACGTTAATTTCAACCGGTCTCTTTTCCCGTGCCCCATTGATGAGTTTGCGCCATGCTGGGGACGGATGGACTTGGGATCTCTCCGGCTGAACTTTGGTCCACCTCCGTTGAGTTGCATAAACTGATGTAAACATGAATTTTGTGAATTCATATAATTAAATCACAATTGCATTAGAGTCACGTGAATTAATACCAAAAGTTATAAGAATTACGTTAATTGGACAAAATCAATAATCAACTGAACAGACCCCCTTGTGCAGCAGACGGCTCTTCTTCTTTCATTGATTTTTAGCTTTCGCTGTTGTCCACAGAGCAGAAATTGAAGTGATGTTAGTAGTCCAAACTTTTGGTTTCCACCGAGTTGGTCCTTTTGGTACTGCAGAACTCTCTTCATGCATGCACGTGTTGGGTTTCTTTTGTGGGAGTTGGATTTGTTGGTCTGACCAATATTAGACAGTCTAGAAAATAATTATGGTTGGACTTGGATTGGTCTTTTTATCTTCTCCCTCCTAACTTCCTTTTTTGTAAGACGTTCATATTTCAGGTGATTGGCCTCAGGACGCAGTTACGATACTACACCAAGGTGAAAGCATGGTTAAGACACGAGTTAGGGGACGTGGAATCCAACATGATACTATCAAGAGCTGTGTATTTGTTTAGCATTGGGACGAATGACTACACAAGCACTTTCCTTACCAATTCTACCATGCTGGCCAACTCCGGTTCTCCTTCAAATTACGTAGGGATGGTGATCGGTAACTTGACATCAGTGGTCAAAGTAAGTTGATCCCATCCAATCATTAAAGGATACGTTGCTTTTCAATATAGCTTGGGTTTCTGtatataatactcctatataaatgTAATATATATGGGTAATGACTGATTGTCCTTTTAGCAGGCAATATACGATAGAGGCGGAAGAAAATTTGGTTTCCTCAATTTAGGGAGCTTGGGTTGTCTACCGGGGCTTAGAATCCTACAATCCCAGACAAAAGGAGATGGCTGCTTCGAAGAAGCTTCAAGGTTAGCAAATTTACATAATCGGGCACTCTACAACTTCTTGTCAAAAATGGAGGATCAATTGCAGGGGTTCAGATATTCAATTTGCGACTTCCATGGTGCTCTAAGACACAGAATGGATCACCCCTCCAGATTTGGTATCCGCTCTCGATCTTCccctatataatatatatatattgacacAATCAAGATGTgtccatgcatgcatgcatgcttGTTTGAGATATGTAAACCAATTAAGTGTCTTATATATGTTATGTCGGTACAAGTGTGCAAGCGTTTCGTGATATCTTTTAATCAAATTGACATTGATTAGTCTACACTTTGGGAACTTTCAATGTAGTAGTAGAGTAGAATGACAAAAAGTAAGCTTTGTCAATGATGGAATGGACAGGATTCGAGGAAGGGAGAGCAGCATGTTGCGGAGCAGGACGATATAAAGGAATATACAGCTGTGGAGGGAAGAGGCCTATGGTGAAGGATTTCGAGCTGTGTGAGAATCCGAAGAGATACGTGTTTTGGGATTCTTATCATCTCACTGAGAGGGTCTACAGGCAGATGGCATCAGAAATGTGGAATGGATCCAGGAGAAGGGGGCGGCCTTACAGTCTCAAGCTCAAGGATTTACTCCGATGCTAAATTCACCACACCAAAATGTTTCTGACTGACTACAATACATATATAGCGTTGTTATGAATGACCCTCTCAATTAATACTATGTTTAGATTACTGATCGAGACAAGATTATTTTGACAAGTATAGTACTCCATGGAGCAATTTACCCAATTTTGTGGAAACGAGTTTACTGTTTATATCCATCTTGATCTCTTCTAATTAAGGTCAAACTGTTGGCTGTCAATTTCATGCAAATGCGGGAAGCTGTAATTGAAAAAACGTGCAAGCAAGAATCTATTTTGTGTACATGTTGCTTTGGTTCATATCGTAGTAGACAACAATACATCTTTTTTACTCtaaacttttaatttctttttgggGGTAAGGAATTATATATCATGCtgcaatacatatatatatgtatatatatctcACACTAGCAGCTGTAACTAATCCGTGAGAAAAGAGTTCAAGATGTTTCTCACTtagtatttgtttatttatttattttcaagacaacttacaaaaaatatatatatttcctGCAAACAATTTTGTGGTCTGGAATCGATAAAACCTGGCACCCTCCCgtgaaaataaaatttagtcCCACCGTATGGAGGAATTCTTTGACCGATTAGAAACAATAATAAATTTGCCAAGAGGCCACAGAAGGAGACGGGGAACGAGAGAAGAAGACAACAATTACAAATAACGCTGTTGACCAGTACAATGAACCTTGCAGAAATTTGAACCTTGCAGATCAAGTTAATTTCAAAAGACATTGAAGAATACGTCTGAGTTGACTCCGGAATGGTATGCAGTATCTTTATTAATGTTTtaaacccccaaaaaaaaaaaaatttttttccaatcCTTATGTGTATTGGTCTTCTCGTAACTAATGCTACTCGTGAACAAATGCCCTGTctggcaagtgagttttttgcgtgtttgtttaaaactttactgtaatttactatagaaatttttaaaaaaatttttgaagtatatttttttataaatattttaaagtgtatagtttaaaatctttgagaaattttttgaggttTCTGTAgttaaaacttttaaaaaacTTAGGAAAAAGCTTGTCTGCCAAACAAAGCCGAGATTTCAATTCTCTGTCATTTCACAGGAGATTAACCAAAAGATGCATACATACGCTAGGACCAAAAGATGCTAAACGatggttgtttttttttaatttatttattgctGTTTGTACCACCACAACTTCGATAATTTAATGCTACAAAAGACTCCGCCttgaattttaaaacattaacATGTACGATTTGCACATGAGTTCCCTCAACTCAGTGTTGCTTGAGATTAAAAGGTAAAAGTGGGTAGCATGAACAAATTGGAGGGGATAGTGAGGTTATTTAATTTTAACTTTTACAGTTAATCAATGGTGGTttggcacctctaaaataacGCTTGGGGATTATTAAAGATGAAAGTCGAAGAAAGTTGAGTTATCACTAATTAGCCTACAGGAATTAAATTTGTGATAACAACGGGCTTAATATAAGGTAGAGAGAACAAAAAGTTcctgaaaatggaaaaagaaaaaaagactgCCTCccgagttgagcaagtgttaGAGAGCCCAATTAGCCCAATGCAGCCCACCAACAAAGCCAAACCAGAGAAAGGGGCGGCCCGTGAGGACCATGCCTGCCAATCACGTAAATGGGGAGTAGAGTGGGTCACTCCATAAAaaaacaagtaaataaataaatgaaaaggaaGTAGTTGATCCCTCTCttataaagaaagtttagaTACAGGAAATCTCTGCAAAATTCTGCAAGTAAATAATTAGCATTAGTTTAGATCTAGGAAACCCGCCAAAAAGTTGTGCAAGTTAAAGAAAGTTTAGATACAGGAAATCTTTGCAAAATTCTGCAAGCAAATAATTAGCATTAGTTTAGATTTAGGGAACCCGCCAAAAAGTTGTGCAAGTAATCATGGAATGCAGTATCACTCTAATGAATTCCGCAAGAAATTACGGAATCCACTGTCAATCTTTATATTCTGCATGACAAGTTTAGTAGAATTTCCATGTTAAGCTTTAGGTCGGCTTGTTTCCTCCCTATAAATTCCTGCAATTGCATGCGTCGCCTACCGCGTTCTATTCTCCCTTTGCAGCTTTCTACTCTGTTTCTCTTGTTATTTTTTCACGTAAGTTTTGACAACTTCAATCCTTCTGCTTAAGTAGATCTTCCTTTGTTCtcactttttttcttcttcccgtTTCTTTTGGGTGATTCTTTGGTCATTGGTTCTCAATTTGCATCGTTGCATGCCTTAAATCAGTGCCTTTATGTAGTTTGTCATAACTTGCAATCTTCTTCTCACAGGATTTTAGCCAAGCCCATGATCATCCAATGGTCATGCATAAACTGGCCCTTCCACTTTTGCTCTTGTGTGTTTAAAGATATTTTGAGAAACAGGGGAAACAATAAATACTATAGTAGTAGATTTTTAGTCAGTTCTATGCATGTGCTTTCAATGCTAATCAAAAGTTGCTGTTTTTACTGTGCAATAACTTGTGTTCTTCGAGATGCTTCTATTATGGGGTTTCCTGTTATTGCTTCTTTATCTCTTAATATAGATTCACATTTTTTGTTGCATAATCTATCAACGCTCAGAAGGGGTAATCATATAGACCAAGTTTATTGTGTCAAGGGCAGTTTTGGTTACCCCGTCCGGTTTCTTGATCTCAGCCTCTAATCACTGGGTCCTTTTTTtaataaacttttttttttctttgaacagTCTATGTCGGATGATTTTGTCAACTTAACATTTtaaaaaagtttcttttttttccctattgAATCCCCTGTGGCCTTCCAATCCTTATTTGCCTTAGTTCTCTGCAGTTTGTTCGTTGCTCAAACTTAGGACCACCATGGCACAAAGCCTCCGCGAACGTATTGATGCTGGCAGCACAGAGATATCATTGTTCCTGTCAAGGTCTATTTCAAATTTTGCCATTGAGTGGTTCAAAATCACTAGATGTTAGAGTAAATATTTGACTACTTATAATTGCTCGTGGTGATTTTCATACTGTAGGATTACAAGCCATGGAAAAGGAATCTTAAAGTCGAATCAGCTTCCGGCTGGATTGGAAGGAACTTGCAACAAATGCGAGTGCAACAACAAACGCGATAATGAATTCAAAGAACTTTTAAAGTCCATACAGGTGAAACTGATTCATACTTAACGTACTGCAACGAGATGAGTCAATCAAGATTTCTGTAAATACATGCCAGATTTGACAAGTTGTTTTACATGTGTGATCAGGAAGCGCTTGTGTTGCCTCCCTTGATTGCGCTTGCAATTCGTTTGAGGCCTGGTGTTTGGGAATATGTTGGTGTCGATGTTAATGACTTTCATGTTGAAGAAATGACTGTAAAGGAATATTTGCATTTCAAGGAGGAGCTGGTGGCCGAAGAGTATggttctttccttttccttgtcaCTTCTCAAAGTTAATGATCTAATATGTCCCTCCAATTTGATTTGCTTGAGCATTTTATCTATGCAGCAGTAGTAGCCCTGTCCTTGAGCTGGACTTTGAACCATTCGCTGCATCAGTTCCCAAGCCAACTCTAACGAAGTCGATCGGCAACGGAGCTGAGTTTCTTGGCAAACATATTTCTGCCTCCTTGTTCCATGACAAAGAGAGTATGGCCCCTCTTCTTCTTGAGTTTCTTCGATCCCATCACTACAAGGGCAAGGTAAACTATCACGATCAACCGCATGTGAAATTTAATTGCAATACAAAATGCTAGATTTTCGTTGTGCTTAAATCTAAATAGATACATATATACTTCAtgttttaaatttgttttttgCTCTAACATTATTGTACAGACAATGATGCTCAATGATCGGATAAAGAACCTTAATAACCTGCAAGATGTCCTGCAAGAGGCTGTAAAATATCTTACACAGCTACCTCCAAAATCACCATATTCAGAATTTGAAAGCAAGTTTAAAGAAATTGGATTGGAACGAGGGTGGGGCGATACTGCTGAAAGCGTGCTGGAAATGATCTCCATGTTCTTGGATCTTTTTGAGGCTCCTGACTCATCTACCCTTGAGAAATTCCTAGCGAGGGTTCCTACAGTTTTCAACGTTGTCATTCTTTCCCCCCATGGTTACTTTGCACAAGAAAATGTGCTGGGCTATCCTGATACTGGAGGCCAGGTATGTTATTGAGAATAATCTCCTGGCTTTTTGCAACTTAATAATCAATTTTTGGTGGCTTGCACCAGTAAATTACCGTTTCTACATTTTCAGGTCGTTTACATTTTGGATCAAGTACCTGCAATGGAGCGTGAAATGCTTAAAAGAATTAAGGAACAAGGACTTGATATCAAACCGCGTATTCTCATTGTTAGTGTTGCATAAAAGTTGTGAAATTCTGTTTTTATTCTTGATGTCGCATTTCATTAGCAAAActgaacaaataaataaaaaccgatctggttctctttttttttaggtAACTAGGCTGCTACCTGATGCGGTTGGTACCACTTGTGGACAACGCCTGGAGAAAGTATTTGGAACAGAGCACTCTCATATACTTCGAGTCCCTTTTAGAACAGAGAAGGGTGTACTTCGCCAATGGATCTCTCGCTTTGAAGTTTGGCCATACATCGAGACTTTTACTCAGGTAAGACGTgtcattttgttttcattttcaatCCCCTTGAGTGCGTTTCTTACGATATTAAAATCTGTTTTGACAGGATGTTGCGAAAGAAATTTCTGCAGAACTGGGGGCCGCGAGATTTGATCATTGGTAATTATAGTGAGGGAAACCTTGTTGCCTCCTTGCTTGCTCACCAGTTTGGTGCTACGCAGGTCCGTGCTCTGTTGCTTGTCACTCTCGTTTGTTGTTCTATTTGCATCACCCTGCTTCAAACGGAATTGAACTTTTACTTGGTTTCGCAGTGTACAATTGCTCATGCTTTGGAAAAGACGAAGTACCCTGATTCTGATGTTTACTGGAAAAAATTCGACGAGAAGTATCACTTTTCAAGCCAATTCACTGCTGATCTTATTGCAATGAATCACACAGATTTCATTATCACTAGCACTTTCCAGGAGATTGCTGGAAGGTAAGAGTGCACGTCTTTGCTAAAAATGATCTAGTACTTGGGTTTTTTCGTCACCTTCTTAATTTAATTAATTGCGCTACTATAACATTTCCAGCAAGGAGACCGTGGGACAGTATGAAAGCCATAAGGCCTTCACAATGCCAGGGCTGTACAGAGTTGTCCATGGCATTGAtgtttttgacccaaaattcaacATTGTCTCTCCTGGAGCTGATACGAAGATCTACTTTCCGTATACAGAGAAGAACAAGAGACTGACAGAATATCATCCTGAAATTGAGGAGCTACTCTTTAGTGATGACCAAAATGAGGAACACCTGTAAAATCTTCTGATCCTTTCACCACTttgcttttatttgttttgttacCTAACTAGTGGAAAAGTTCtaattgaggaaaaaaaatgtgTCGCAGATGTGTTCTGAAGGACAAGAAGAAGCCCATTTTGTTCACCATGGCAAGACTGGATCGCGTGAAAAATCTGACAGGAATTGTAGAATGGTATGCTAAGAACACCCGGCTAAGGGAATTGGTGAACCTTGTTGTGGTTGGTGGGGACAGAAGGAAGGAATCCAAAGACTTGGAAGAGCAAGCTGAGATGAAGAAGATGTATGAGCTCATAGAAACCTACAATTTAAACGGCCAATTCAGATGGATTTCTTCTCAGATGAATAGGGTCAGGAACGGTGAACTGTACAGATACATTGCTGACACGAGAGGAGCATTTGTGCAGCCTGCATTCTATGAGGCTTTTGGCTTGACTGTTGTCGAGGCCATGACTTGCGGTTTGCCTACCTTCGCAACCATCAATGGTGGCCCTGCTGAGATCATTGTCAATGGGAAGTCTGGTTTCCACATTGATCCATATAAGGGTGAGCAGGTTGCAGAGGTGCTGGTCGACTTCTTTGAGAGGTGCAAAGAAGATGCTTCCTATTGGGAAACCATCTCATCAGGAGGCCTGAAACGTATACAGGAGAAGTAAGCAGCAGCCTACTCATTTGACTTTTAAGCTACGAAAATATTACTCGTTAAAACATCAGTTCAgttaaattttttcttttttcttttttttaaaaaaaaaaaacccatattCTGAACCTTATCAATCTTCATCTGCAAAAGGTATACATGGCAAATTTACTCGGACCGTATTTTGACACTGGCTGGTGTTTATGGATTCTGGAAAGAAGTCTCCAGGCCCGATCGCCTTAAAATGCAGCGCTACCTTGAAATGTTTTATCTTCTCAACTACCGAAAGTTGGTGAGTTACTATTCCACAAATTACGCACGCACTTTCCAACGTTGTTTTATGCTCTCACCTTTGGCTCTTATTTTGTTCTTTGGATTGTTGTGTGTTTCAGGCTGAATCGGTTCCTGTGGCCAAGTGAATAGATGAAAGCAGATGAGGCTCTGGTTTCTCTTCCGTGCCGTCGTACACGAGCCTCAACAGGAGAATGTTGAAGAGGACTTGGACCGAATAAACTTAGCCCAGAAGCTAATAACTATAAATTATGGATTCGATCTTCTTAggtctatttttttttgtttgtttgttttcgTTTTCGTTTTCCTTTCCGGGTCTTTGTGCTGGAAACGAATAAAAGATTTTCAGattctaataaaattttatatgcTATTCATGtcgtttatttgctttatgccGTTGTTGAGCTTCAACGAATGCGTTCGAAAGCAAGCAAGAAAGATGTGGTGCGGAAATTTATTGCACATTCGCCGATGTAATGAACTTACTAATTGCATCGGAGTCAGTAAACAAGAACGATTAACAACCGTTAACCATTTTTGGATTTAGTAGCCGTCTCATCTTTTTGCTAATCATTGCAAGCCCAAGTACACATCTTTTTATCCGATCTAATAAacataaatttcttaaacgCCTGTCGCTCTCCCAAAAACAGTCAAA
It includes:
- the LOC113738832 gene encoding GDSL esterase/lipase 5-like isoform X2, translated to MAAHRLGCFFILQIPVAVLLVLDGIAAAAGSEYRGKPQKKPGGGGPGGTAATALFFFGDSYFDAGNNNYINTTTLDQANFWPYGESYFSFPTGRFSNGRLISDFIAEYAKLPLIPPFLQPGNQEYRNGVNFASAGAGALDETFRGAVIGLRTQLRYYTKVKAWLRHELGDVESNMILSRAVYLFSIGTNDYTSTFLTNSTMLANSGSPSNYVGMVIGNLTSVVKAIYDRGGRKFGFLNLGSLGCLPGLRILQSQTKGDGCFEEASRLANLHNRALYNFLSKMEDQLQGFRYSICDFHGALRHRMDHPSRFGFEEGRAACCGAGRYKGIYSCGGKRPMVKDFELCENPKRYVFWDSYHLTERVYRQMASEMWNGSRRRGRPYSLKLKDLLRC
- the LOC113738832 gene encoding GDSL esterase/lipase 5-like isoform X1 — translated: MAAHRLGCFFILQIPVAVLLVLDGIAAAAGSEYRGKPQKKPGGGGPGGTAATALFFFGDSYFDAGNNNYINTTTLDQANFWPYGESYFSFPTGRFSNGRLISDFIAEYAKLPLIPPFLQPGNQEYRNGVNFASAGAGALDETFRGAVIGLRTQLRYYTKVKAWLRHELGDVESNMILSRAVYLFSIGTNDYTSTFLTNSTMLANSGSPSNYVGMVIGNLTSVVKQAIYDRGGRKFGFLNLGSLGCLPGLRILQSQTKGDGCFEEASRLANLHNRALYNFLSKMEDQLQGFRYSICDFHGALRHRMDHPSRFGFEEGRAACCGAGRYKGIYSCGGKRPMVKDFELCENPKRYVFWDSYHLTERVYRQMASEMWNGSRRRGRPYSLKLKDLLRC